The DNA sequence GAGAAATAATGGGAGGAAAGACAACAACATGTGACCATTGATGGTGATTTCTTGTTTAACCCAACCAATTCAATTGTGTAATTCTTTTTGCACACATGATAACCTGGTGTGTCTGGATTTTATTTTTGCTTCATTTTGGAGTCCACCGGCCCATGTTCCGCTCGCTCGTATATACTGTGTCGTGCGTGCTGCTCGGGGGTTGCATCATAAGAATTTTATTTATGCACAATATTGTCTAATGTGTTTTCCCatgctttttatttttaaagTTTGCATTTGTTGCAGTTTAAGGACCACACACAAAAACACTGCAATATTCCTTATGTCCGTTCACTAATACATTTGCTCCTCGAATTTATCTATCACGCCTAATAAAAAGATAATTATGTGAAATGTTATGGCGTCCTATAAAAGATAATGGAGGAAGTATCTTACATATGCTTCTTATGTTTTTAGGCTTCAACCATATTTCCCATCGCATTATTGGTATGTATATGTTTTTTTATCATCCCTGTTGAAAcaacatcatatttctattataTGCACACATGGAATAAATCAACGCTGGTAGTACTGCACTATCCTGTTAAGGTCCTCAAAGCAATCAAAATCTACTGAAACTTTTTTACCTATTTATTTTTGAATACGCTGCCATGTATATATACTATGGTTTATATAGTTTTCCACTAAACGCTACTCCTGATATTCTCAGATACTTGACAAGACTAACCTAAAGACATTGGAGATTACAAAGGAAGAACTTTTTGCAAGTCTCAAAGGTGTTTATCATGGTTCTGTTTACACAGGTTTGTTTTTAATTTACACCTGCCCATTTTACCTTTGATATGTCAAGCTATAGTTCACTTCAAAACTTTATATTAGTTTGCTTGTTTTGGTGTCATTCATATATGTATGCATTTCCTCCGGTGCTATCTTGCCTATTCAAAACTGCCTTAGCATCTGTTTATATGTGCTCCTAGCAACCTTACAAATCAGAGTTGTTCTAAATTATATTTTTAGTATAGTGTGATCCTCGGTAGCAATGTACGTTGTGTGCACAATCCATTTCACTTGCTCATACTTGCATAGGATCATATACCTACGACACACCTACAACTAAGACTACACCATACTTTCATCAACTTTTTAACAAATAGATTTTGCAGCTAGAGATTAATCGAACAACTCAATTACAAACACGAAAACCAACTTATGTATCTAAATATACGTATATAAAAATTCCAGCTTTATCTTCACGGCTCTATAGCTCTAACACATTTGTACTGAATAAATAATTCTATCAGACTGGCAACCATATGCACCATGAACAGGTAACAAAACAACTATCAGATCTCATACGTCCATaaactaaaaaaacaaatttcGTACTACTTGCGAAAGCCTTACATGATTTAATTCTTAAACAGATCTGTCTACCTGCGACACGGTCTCTTTAACCATCAATTTCTGAAGAGACCATCAAGCGCATCCAGCTGTGCAAGATCTAGGACAAACAACTGTACAATATATCCCAAGGTATATACTGTTACATGCTGTAATATAAGCCATCTATCATGTCTACCCTATGTATATGACCATCAGCTGTTGTACGCCATAAACCACCAACATCACTGCTGTATGCCTTAAACTCTATGTTTCGACAAGATTGTAAATATATATGGATCAAGGCatttttcttgtgcaaattgtcaTGCGTACCTTAACTGAATGAATATTATCAAAGTTCTTACACCTCGCGCGCAGGGGCGTGCGTTACCACTAGTATATATTATGGTCGTGCATGTATCTCCTCGTATACGATCGTTGGTTATTGGTTTGAATGGCCCCTATCTCTTACGCTCTAGAGTGTCCTCGAGCTCGAATACCTTGCAATCAAGATAGTCATTGTGAAGCCCCAAGTCTTCAACCTGCTTATCCCTCACGTCTATGATCTCTTTCTTCAGCTTCTCCTAATGCTCCTCGTGGATGACTTCACTGTACCTGTAGGAATAGCGATCCGAGATCCAAAAACTTAAACATTatagcaattttgtttgtatttgataattattgtctaatcatagactaactagactcaaaagatttgtctcacaaatcataggcaaactgtgcaattagttattttttatctatatttattgctCTAttcatgtgccgaaagattcgatgtgacggagaatcttaaaaagtttttgaattttgggtgcaactaaacaaggcctgagtcatCTCCTGCTCCTGAACCAAGAATGCCTCGTCGGCTTGGAACACCATGTCGTGACAATAGCACCGATTCTCTGCCTCCATCTCCATGATGTACCAATCCTAGGGTGAAGAATGTATTGACCCAACATAACCTGGAGACAGAGGTCCTGCCTTGTTGAAGGCAGTCTAGTCTGCAGCAATCTTAAATCCAAGGCTCGGGGAAGAAAGCTATATGGTGCATCCTTGAGGCGCTCACTGTGTTCGTCGTATGAGTCGATGGAGGTCTTCACCTTGAGAGTAGTGATAGCATACAACTCCGACGTGGTGTCACTTGCTCTAAtcttgatagtgatgatgatgtggCCCTCGGGTCCCATCTCGCAGCGGCAGACGGGTACTCGATCGATCAACTCGGTGTGGACACCAAGCTCCTGGAACACCTCACGAAACAGCTGAGTGAAACCTCTAGCTTTCTCCATTGATCATAAGCTCGGTAGAGGATGCCATCTGCCATCTGCCATATACAATTATAGACCAAAAAATAGGATAAGTAGTTAGCAAGAAGGTAAGCCATGCATAAAAATATGCAAGTTTAGTATATAATCAAAGGTCTCACCTCCTTATTCTAATGGCCAATATATTCTAGAGGTCTCGTCCTAGAGTCAAGCATGGCTCCTGATACCAATTGTAATGATCCAGAATTGCCTCAAAGGGAAATCCACATATACAAATTATAATGTGATAGTCCTAGGTGGTTATGCCACCATATTATCAAATAATAGTTGATACCACAAGTCATACATCAAATACCTATCTTAGAATGTATAAATAGCATGGTTTACTTATTTATTACATCACCACTTGGTGAAATCATCAGTCACACAACATCCGTAACAACATCAGAGTAGGCGGAACATCTAGCGGGTGAAGTGTCTCCTCCACAAGCAACTTCAATGTAGGACAAACATCTCTAGCCCTCCTATTCATTGGTCTTGTCATCAAAATGAACACCTACCAAATATTTATTGGTActatttgtactggccactggcttcTATCCCGTGATTTGTGTTTGCTTTGTGGTAAGTGCAATACAAGGGTAGAGCAAAAGAACCTTCTTATGCATGTATTCTTCTTATGCGAAGTTCATCAATATGTTATAATTGTTTTCCAAGTTTTAACCCATTTCcatccacacatccatccaCCTCATCCACACATCTCACACACTCTCACTTTCTAGACGACAAGGATGACTCCCACTCGTAACTTTCCTCATCGGTCAATGCTGCAACCAAACCAACCTagggggaagaagaagaagaacacctctctctagtcaagtgaagtGATACCATAGGAAAGGTTCACCGTAACAGAAATGACAATGCATCGATTGATCAACCAAAACTCTACATAGGGTTACACCTTGACGCataagatcaccatcatcggtaGTGCCCCGCTTAGGCTGATTCCAAGTTGCTCTCTAAGTTGGAGTGATACCACCCTACCACTCGCCCTTGAGTCACCTCGGAGTCCACTGACACACTGAGATTGTGAAACACAGTGCTGGGCCTCCAAGGTCACCACACATCTTAGGAGGGTTAGGGCCATATGCCcttacctccctacactatcaaCTACAACCTAGCAGTAGTAGCATCATCCAGATTAGTTCAAATTCGTCCTTCATGACATTGGAAGGGGTCATGTCCAATGGTTCCTATGACCAGGTTCCCAAAACATATAATTCCTTAGAGAGATCAAACAAGACATTTTCTGAAATGGATAACCGACACCCTGTGCTTCAATAACACCTCTATTTCACGGATTTGCCCCACGAAGAGTCCCCTACCCGGAATCTATTCTACTAACCTATACCAGCCATATGTACCTCACATAGAGGATGCTCCAGTCACACCATATCGACAAGACTTGTCCTAAAGACTCATCGTAGAATCCTATTCGGTGGACACGatcctcaccacacacccaagacacacgccaagatctccctaTGTTATTACCATATTATTGGCACCAAGTGCCTTTGCCACTCATAAACAATCCTCTACCAAGCATCATATCATAGATATAATGCATAGTAGAAGCAAGTAGCAAGTAGATAAGAGAGCATCTAgcctaacagcgggtgtgcaGGGTAAATGTTGCGTCAAGGTAATGGGTTCAAGCAATTCTACCACACAACCTATCACACATCATTGCatgaaagaaaaacactagTAGCTATAATgttgcatgtctaataggattctacaaGGTTGGATGGGATGTGGCACCAGTAGCTCGGTCATCTCCGAGGTCCTCAATGTACTCGTAGTCGTCCTCCTCAAACTCTTGCTCCTCCAGGGCTGTTAAATGGAGACATATAGTCACAATAAGCGACACCTATAGATGATTACGAAGAAGCAATAGAAAACCAAAAGATACAAAGGCAATCAAATATAGACCTACGGTGTAGAgcttatttttaaaaaattcagacactggtttcatatttttctaaaagTCAGATGGATTTACTATAAGTTTTCTAAGTTTtattcattttctaaaaaatgaaAAAGAGGGAAAAACACAGAGATGACACGTGGTGGTTTTCGATTGGACGATGCAGTCTGAGTCACGGACCGGTGGGACCGGGCCTAACATGGCGAAGGTTGCCACGTACTCTACTCGCTTTAACCGCCTCACCTCCGTCCCTCGATCGTCCCTAACCTCCGTCCTTAACCCCGGTCCCTAACCTCTACCATTATTTCTCCCGCTAATCAATGCTCCAGCGGCGATCTGCTTTGCTAAAGCTGCGGTGGTTAAGTTTCACCTGCAAAAAAGGGAGGTCCGATCGGATCCATTTCAACTCGTAACAGTACTCCGTCCTGCGCTGCCGTCGGCGTGAAGACTGGCGACCGATGCATCGATCCTTTTAAGCCCGCGAGGCTCCGGGCGTTTCTTGGTCGTGGACACGGAGGAGCACGAGAGGTTCCATGATATGGCGGCGCCGCGTGTCCTTCTCGCCGGCTGGTGGTTCGCGGTGGCTGCCGTCGCGGCGGCGGGCGTGGACGCGCTAGGGGTGAACTGGGGCACCATGTCCACGCGCCGGCTCCCGCCCAAGGTGATAGCGCGCCTGCTCACGGACAACGGCTTCCGGAAGGTGAAGATCTTCGACGCCGACGAGCGCACCATGAAGGGCCTCGCCGGGACGGGCATCGAGACCATGATCGCCGTCCCCAACGACAtgctcgccgccgtcgccgactACGACCGGGCCCGGCAGTGGGTCAAGGACAACGTCACCAAGTACACCTTCGACGGCGGCGTCAACATCAAGTTCGTTTCCTCTTCTAAGACGTTCTTCTTCTTGCCGTGCGCTGGGGCCGGCGATCTCACCTGACCTGGTTATCGCATTGTCGCCGGCCATGGCCAGGTTCGTGGCCGTCGGCAACGAGCCGTTCCTCAAGGCGTACAACGGCTCGTTCGACCACGTGACGGTGCCGGCGCTCAAGAACATCCAGCGCGCGCTAGACGAGGCCGGGCACGGGGCGGCGGTCAAGGCGACGGTCCCCGTGAACGCGGACGTGTACGACTCGCCGGCGAGCAACCCGGTGCCGTCGGCGGGGAGGTTCCGCGGCGACGTGGCGGGCGTGATGACGAACATGGTCCGCTTCCTCAACCGCAGCGGCGCGCCGCTCACCGTCAACATCTACCCGTTCCTCAGCCTGTACGGGGACGCCGACTTCCCGCTGGACTTCGCCTTCTTCGACGGCGGCGGAGGCTCCGCGAAGCCGGTCGTCGACGGGCGAGTCGTCTACACGAACGTGTTCGACGCCAACTTCGACACGCTGGTGTCGGCGCTGAGGAGGGTCGGGTTGGGCCACCTGCCGGTGATGATCGGCGAGGTGGGCTGGCCGACGGACGGCGACAGGCACGCGACGGCGGCGCTCGCGGAGCGCTTCTACGCGGGGCTCCTCAAGCGCCTCGCGGCGCGGCGAGGCACGCCGCTCCGGCCCGGCGCGCGCATCGAGGTGTACCTGTTCGGGCTCATCGACGAGGACGCCAAGAGCGTGGCGCCGGGCAACTTCGAGCGCCACTGGGGCATCTTCACCTTCGACGGGAGGCCAAAGTTCCCGCTGGAcctgcgcggcggcggcgacgggcgGCCGGCGATGCCCGTCCCGGCGAGGGGCGTGGAGTACCTGCCCCGGCGGTGGTGCGTGCTGAACCACATCAGCGCCGGCGGCGGGGACGATGATGACGCCACGGCCGGCGGCCGGGTCGCGGACAACGTCGGGTACGCGTGCTCCCGCGCCGACTGCACGGCGCTGGGCTACGGCTGCAGCTGCGGCGCGCTGGACGCGCGCGGGACCGCGTCGTACGCGTTCAACGCCTACTACCAGGCGCAGGGGCAGGTGGAGTCGGCGTGCGACTTCCAGGggctcgccgtcgtcgtccacgaCGACGCGTCGCAGGGCGCGTGCAACTTCAGCGTGCAGGTCGTCGGGTCAGGGGCGCCGGTGGCCGCCGAGGTCACCACCGTGGCGGCCGTACTCGTACTGGTGCCTCTGTTTCTTGTGTTGCTTTGAGCTGACGCGAGCTATATGGTGGCCTAAATCCTCATGATTTAGGTTTGTAGGTAGGTCAGGTGACGGGAGCCTGTTACAGTGTTGTACTAGGTACTTTCATGTTTTGATTGATCATCACGTGGGATGGTGAGTAAAAAGTTCGTAACTCACAGGAAATCTAGGCTATGCATGTACCACGAGAAGTTAAGGACACTAGCAGGCTCCAGGCTGgcatgtggtgtgtacgtgttTTTCCGCGGAAAACGCAACTTAAACCAAGTTTACTGGTATTTTGTTGATGAGATTAGAACCTCGCATTTGATCAACTGGCCATAtatattcaggccttgtttagttcaccccaaaaagcaaaatcttttcaagatt is a window from the Sorghum bicolor cultivar BTx623 chromosome 5, Sorghum_bicolor_NCBIv3, whole genome shotgun sequence genome containing:
- the LOC8062653 gene encoding glucan endo-1,3-beta-glucosidase 8; the encoded protein is MAAPRVLLAGWWFAVAAVAAAGVDALGVNWGTMSTRRLPPKVIARLLTDNGFRKVKIFDADERTMKGLAGTGIETMIAVPNDMLAAVADYDRARQWVKDNVTKYTFDGGVNIKFVAVGNEPFLKAYNGSFDHVTVPALKNIQRALDEAGHGAAVKATVPVNADVYDSPASNPVPSAGRFRGDVAGVMTNMVRFLNRSGAPLTVNIYPFLSLYGDADFPLDFAFFDGGGGSAKPVVDGRVVYTNVFDANFDTLVSALRRVGLGHLPVMIGEVGWPTDGDRHATAALAERFYAGLLKRLAARRGTPLRPGARIEVYLFGLIDEDAKSVAPGNFERHWGIFTFDGRPKFPLDLRGGGDGRPAMPVPARGVEYLPRRWCVLNHISAGGGDDDDATAGGRVADNVGYACSRADCTALGYGCSCGALDARGTASYAFNAYYQAQGQVESACDFQGLAVVVHDDASQGACNFSVQVVGSGAPVAAEVTTVAAVLVLVPLFLVLL